A single genomic interval of Antechinus flavipes isolate AdamAnt ecotype Samford, QLD, Australia chromosome 1, AdamAnt_v2, whole genome shotgun sequence harbors:
- the RAVER1 gene encoding ribonucleoprotein PTB-binding 1 isoform X1 → MSGRGDGGRSFAANGLQKDRREVGLALANGRARRRCRSRPLRPSSLVPEGAGFPKMAADVSVTHRPPLSPEPEAEAEAGSVGERRAQDEKLPPLDPEEVRSRLERTERQFRNRRKILIRGLPGDVTNQEVHDLLSDYELKYCFVDKYKGTAFVTLLNGEQAESAIRAFHQTHLRDKELSVQLQPTDALLCIANLPPSYTQQQFEELVRPFGNLERCFLVYSEHSGHSKGYGFVEYMKKDSAARAKSDLLGKPLGPRTLYVHWTDASQLTPALLHSRCLCVDHLPQGYSDVDELRQALSSVHPPTFCQLAYGQDGQLKGFAVLEYETSQMAEEAQQQADGMVLAGSPIRVSFCAPGPPGRSMLAALIAAQATALNRGKGLLPEPNILQILSSLGPPASLQLLLNPLLHGPGSGNKQGLLGAPPAMPLLNNPALSTALLQLALQTQNQVQQKPGILGDSPLGSFQSGAQPGPTLLGELPAGGVLPSDMPPVRGKPPSLLPPLLGTAGGDREALALGASAPQLTPPPASLRGSVLSGLQKLSENGPPPSSGVSLLGEPPKDFRIPLNPYLNLHSLLPTGGSSKAFNLKSSMLGSASSTRLSAEAGLSSDGYGFDYPSDLGPRRMFSHPRESVGPMLGPLGHSRHKMSPPPSGFGERGSGSGGLPHFYSGSPTSYFTSGLQAGLKQSHLSKVVGTSPMGSGEGLLGLGPGPDSHGSLMKTPMGGQKRGFSHLLPSPEPSPEGGYVGQHSQGLGGHYADSYLKRKRIF, encoded by the exons ATGAGTGGGCGGGGTGATGGCGGGAGGAGTTTCGCAGCCAATGGGCTGCAAAAGGATCGGAGGGAGGTGGGACTTGCCCTAGCCAATGGACGGGCGCGGCGCCGTTGCCGCTCTAGGCCGCTCCGCCCCAGCTCGCTGGTCCCAGAAGGCGCCGGGTTTCCCAAGATGGCGGCAGACGTGTCCGTTACTCACCGGCCCCCGCTGAGCCCGGAGCCCGAGGCTGAGGCCGAAGCGGGCAGTGTCGGGGAGCGCAGGGCGCAGGACGAGAAGCTACCGCCGCTAGATCCCGAAGAGGTGCGGAGCCGCCTGGAGCGGACTGAGCGCCAGTTCCGTAACCGCCGAAAGATCCTCATCCGGGGCCTCCCGGGGGACGTGACCAACCAG GAAGTTCATGACCTCCTCAGTGACTATGAGCTCAAGTACTGTTTTGTGGACAAGTACAAGGGAACTG CATTTGTGACTCTATTGAATGGGGAACAAGCAGAGTCAGCAATCCGTGCATTTCACCAGACCCACCTGAGAGATAAGGAGCTGTCAGTGCAATTGCAGCCTACAGATGCCCTGCTTTGTATCGCCAACTTGCCCCCAAGCTACACACAGCAGCAGTTTGAGGAGCTGGTGAGGCCCTTTGGCAACCTGGAGCGCTGTTTCCTGGTGTACAGTGAGCACAGTGGTCACTCCAAGGGCTATGGCTTTGTGGAGTATATGAAGAAGGATTCAGCAGCTCGAGCTAAGTCAGACCTGCTGGGCAAGCCACTCGGCCCCCGGACACTCTATGTTCATTGGACAGATGCCAGCCAGCTAACTCCAGCACTATTGCATTCACGTTGCCTCTGTGTTGACCACCTACCCCAAGGCTACAGTGATGTGGATGAACTTCGACAGGCTCTCTCTTCTGTACACCCTCCTACCTTTTGCCAG CTTGCATATGGGCAGGATGGACAGTTGAAGGGATTTGCAGTATTGGAGTATGAGACTTCACAGATGGCTGAAGAAGCTCAGCAGCAAGCAGATGGGATGGTCCTGGCTGGGAGCCCTATCAGAGTCTCTTTCTGTGCCCCAGGTCCCCCTGGCCGAAGTATGCTAGCTGCCCTCATTGCTGCCCAGGCCACA GCTCTGAACAGAGGGAAAGGGCTGCTGCCTGAGCCAAACATTCTTCAGATCCTCAGTAGTTTAGGCCCCCCTGCGTCGCTACAACTTCTCCTGAATCCCCTGTTGCACGGCCCTGGGAGTGGAAACAAGCAGG GCCTCCTGGGTGCACCTCCAGCCATGCCCCTGTTAAATAACCCAGCTTTGTCTACAGCATTGCTCCAGCTTGCCCTACAGACTCAGAACCAAGTCCAGCAG AAACCAGGAATCCTTGGAGACTCTCCCTTGGGTTCATTCCAGTCTGGAGCCCAGCCTGGCCCTACGCTTCTTGGAGAGTTACCGGCAG GAGGAGTCCTGCCCTCTGACATGCCCCCAGTTCGAGGAAAGCCACCGTCACTCTTGCCACCCCTGCTGGGTACAGCAGGGGGAGACCGTGAAGCTCTGGCACTAGGGGCTTCAGCTCCTCAGCTCACTCCACCCCCTGCCTCCCTCCGAGGCTCTGTCCTCAGTGGATTACAGAAGTTGAGTGAGAATGGGCCCCCACCATCCTCTGGG GTCTCACTGTTGGGAGAGCCACCCAAGGACTTCAGGATCCCCCTAAACCCTTATTTAAACCTTCACAGTCTCTTGCCTACAG GGGGAAGCAGCAAAGCCTTTAACCTGAAATCCAGCATGCTGGGCAGTGCTTCCAGCACCCGACTGTCTGCCGAGGCCGGCCTCTCCTCAGATGGCTATGGCTTTGACTACCCATCG GACTTAGGACCACGGCGTATGTTTTCCCATCCCCGAGAATCTGTGGGGCCCATGCTAGGACCACTTGGGCATAGCAGACATAAG ATGTCTCCCCCACCCAGTGGATTTGGAGAGCGGGGGAGTGGAAGTGGGGGGCTTCCCCACTTTTATTCGGGCTCCCCTACCTCCTACTTTACCAGTGGTCTGCAGGCTGGCCTCAAGCAGAGTCACCTCAGCAAG GTTGTTGGCACGTCCCCCATGGGTTCTGGAGAGGGTCTCTTGGGTCTGGGTCCTGGCCCTGACAGCCATGGCAGCCTGATGAAG ACTCCCATGGGTGGCCAGAAACGGGGCTTCTCGCACCTGCTTCCTTCCCCAGAGCCCAGCCCTGAAGGAGGCTATGTGGGCCAGCATTCCCAGGGCCTGGGGGGCCACTATGCAGATTCCTACCTAAAACGCAAGAGGATATTCTAA
- the RAVER1 gene encoding ribonucleoprotein PTB-binding 1 isoform X3, with the protein MSGRGDGGRSFAANGLQKDRREVGLALANGRARRRCRSRPLRPSSLVPEGAGFPKMAADVSVTHRPPLSPEPEAEAEAGSVGERRAQDEKLPPLDPEEVRSRLERTERQFRNRRKILIRGLPGDVTNQEVHDLLSDYELKYCFVDKYKGTAFVTLLNGEQAESAIRAFHQTHLRDKELSVQLQPTDALLCIANLPPSYTQQQFEELVRPFGNLERCFLVYSEHSGHSKGYGFVEYMKKDSAARAKSDLLGKPLGPRTLYVHWTDASQLTPALLHSRCLCVDHLPQGYSDVDELRQALSSVHPPTFCQLAYGQDGQLKGFAVLEYETSQMAEEAQQQADGMVLAGSPIRVSFCAPGPPGRSMLAALIAAQATALNRGKGLLPEPNILQILSSLGPPASLQLLLNPLLHGPGSGNKQGLLGAPPAMPLLNNPALSTALLQLALQTQNQVQQKPGILGDSPLGSFQSGAQPGPTLLGELPAGGVLPSDMPPVRGKPPSLLPPLLGTAGGDREALALGASAPQLTPPPASLRGSVLSGLQKLSENGPPPSSGVSLLGEPPKDFRIPLNPYLNLHSLLPTGGSSKAFNLKSSMLGSASSTRLSAEAGLSSDGYGFDYPSDLGPRRMFSHPRESVGPMLGPLGHSRHKMSPPPSGFGERGSGSGGLPHFYSGSPTSYFTSGLQAGLKQSHLSKTPMGGQKRGFSHLLPSPEPSPEGGYVGQHSQGLGGHYADSYLKRKRIF; encoded by the exons ATGAGTGGGCGGGGTGATGGCGGGAGGAGTTTCGCAGCCAATGGGCTGCAAAAGGATCGGAGGGAGGTGGGACTTGCCCTAGCCAATGGACGGGCGCGGCGCCGTTGCCGCTCTAGGCCGCTCCGCCCCAGCTCGCTGGTCCCAGAAGGCGCCGGGTTTCCCAAGATGGCGGCAGACGTGTCCGTTACTCACCGGCCCCCGCTGAGCCCGGAGCCCGAGGCTGAGGCCGAAGCGGGCAGTGTCGGGGAGCGCAGGGCGCAGGACGAGAAGCTACCGCCGCTAGATCCCGAAGAGGTGCGGAGCCGCCTGGAGCGGACTGAGCGCCAGTTCCGTAACCGCCGAAAGATCCTCATCCGGGGCCTCCCGGGGGACGTGACCAACCAG GAAGTTCATGACCTCCTCAGTGACTATGAGCTCAAGTACTGTTTTGTGGACAAGTACAAGGGAACTG CATTTGTGACTCTATTGAATGGGGAACAAGCAGAGTCAGCAATCCGTGCATTTCACCAGACCCACCTGAGAGATAAGGAGCTGTCAGTGCAATTGCAGCCTACAGATGCCCTGCTTTGTATCGCCAACTTGCCCCCAAGCTACACACAGCAGCAGTTTGAGGAGCTGGTGAGGCCCTTTGGCAACCTGGAGCGCTGTTTCCTGGTGTACAGTGAGCACAGTGGTCACTCCAAGGGCTATGGCTTTGTGGAGTATATGAAGAAGGATTCAGCAGCTCGAGCTAAGTCAGACCTGCTGGGCAAGCCACTCGGCCCCCGGACACTCTATGTTCATTGGACAGATGCCAGCCAGCTAACTCCAGCACTATTGCATTCACGTTGCCTCTGTGTTGACCACCTACCCCAAGGCTACAGTGATGTGGATGAACTTCGACAGGCTCTCTCTTCTGTACACCCTCCTACCTTTTGCCAG CTTGCATATGGGCAGGATGGACAGTTGAAGGGATTTGCAGTATTGGAGTATGAGACTTCACAGATGGCTGAAGAAGCTCAGCAGCAAGCAGATGGGATGGTCCTGGCTGGGAGCCCTATCAGAGTCTCTTTCTGTGCCCCAGGTCCCCCTGGCCGAAGTATGCTAGCTGCCCTCATTGCTGCCCAGGCCACA GCTCTGAACAGAGGGAAAGGGCTGCTGCCTGAGCCAAACATTCTTCAGATCCTCAGTAGTTTAGGCCCCCCTGCGTCGCTACAACTTCTCCTGAATCCCCTGTTGCACGGCCCTGGGAGTGGAAACAAGCAGG GCCTCCTGGGTGCACCTCCAGCCATGCCCCTGTTAAATAACCCAGCTTTGTCTACAGCATTGCTCCAGCTTGCCCTACAGACTCAGAACCAAGTCCAGCAG AAACCAGGAATCCTTGGAGACTCTCCCTTGGGTTCATTCCAGTCTGGAGCCCAGCCTGGCCCTACGCTTCTTGGAGAGTTACCGGCAG GAGGAGTCCTGCCCTCTGACATGCCCCCAGTTCGAGGAAAGCCACCGTCACTCTTGCCACCCCTGCTGGGTACAGCAGGGGGAGACCGTGAAGCTCTGGCACTAGGGGCTTCAGCTCCTCAGCTCACTCCACCCCCTGCCTCCCTCCGAGGCTCTGTCCTCAGTGGATTACAGAAGTTGAGTGAGAATGGGCCCCCACCATCCTCTGGG GTCTCACTGTTGGGAGAGCCACCCAAGGACTTCAGGATCCCCCTAAACCCTTATTTAAACCTTCACAGTCTCTTGCCTACAG GGGGAAGCAGCAAAGCCTTTAACCTGAAATCCAGCATGCTGGGCAGTGCTTCCAGCACCCGACTGTCTGCCGAGGCCGGCCTCTCCTCAGATGGCTATGGCTTTGACTACCCATCG GACTTAGGACCACGGCGTATGTTTTCCCATCCCCGAGAATCTGTGGGGCCCATGCTAGGACCACTTGGGCATAGCAGACATAAG ATGTCTCCCCCACCCAGTGGATTTGGAGAGCGGGGGAGTGGAAGTGGGGGGCTTCCCCACTTTTATTCGGGCTCCCCTACCTCCTACTTTACCAGTGGTCTGCAGGCTGGCCTCAAGCAGAGTCACCTCAGCAAG ACTCCCATGGGTGGCCAGAAACGGGGCTTCTCGCACCTGCTTCCTTCCCCAGAGCCCAGCCCTGAAGGAGGCTATGTGGGCCAGCATTCCCAGGGCCTGGGGGGCCACTATGCAGATTCCTACCTAAAACGCAAGAGGATATTCTAA
- the RAVER1 gene encoding ribonucleoprotein PTB-binding 1 isoform X2: MSGRGDGGRSFAANGLQKDRREVGLALANGRARRRCRSRPLRPSSLVPEGAGFPKMAADVSVTHRPPLSPEPEAEAEAGSVGERRAQDEKLPPLDPEEVRSRLERTERQFRNRRKILIRGLPGDVTNQEVHDLLSDYELKYCFVDKYKGTAFVTLLNGEQAESAIRAFHQTHLRDKELSVQLQPTDALLCIANLPPSYTQQQFEELVRPFGNLERCFLVYSEHSGHSKGYGFVEYMKKDSAARAKSDLLGKPLGPRTLYVHWTDASQLTPALLHSRCLCVDHLPQGYSDVDELRQALSSVHPPTFCQLAYGQDGQLKGFAVLEYETSQMAEEAQQQADGMVLAGSPIRVSFCAPGPPGRSMLAALIAAQATALNRGKGLLPEPNILQILSSLGPPASLQLLLNPLLHGPGSGNKQGLLGAPPAMPLLNNPALSTALLQLALQTQNQVQQKPGILGDSPLGSFQSGAQPGPTLLGELPAGGVLPSDMPPVRGKPPSLLPPLLGTAGGDREALALGASAPQLTPPPASLRGSVLSGLQKLSENGPPPSSGVSLLGEPPKDFRIPLNPYLNLHSLLPTGGSSKAFNLKSSMLGSASSTRLSAEAGLSSDGYGFDYPSDLGPRRMFSHPRESVGPMLGPLGHSRHKVTAPFCPAHPILAFFHNLILASVFLAPYRCLPHPVDLESGGVEVGGFPTFIRAPLPPTLPVVCRLASSRVTSARLPWVARNGASRTCFLPQSPALKEAMWASIPRAWGATMQIPT, from the exons ATGAGTGGGCGGGGTGATGGCGGGAGGAGTTTCGCAGCCAATGGGCTGCAAAAGGATCGGAGGGAGGTGGGACTTGCCCTAGCCAATGGACGGGCGCGGCGCCGTTGCCGCTCTAGGCCGCTCCGCCCCAGCTCGCTGGTCCCAGAAGGCGCCGGGTTTCCCAAGATGGCGGCAGACGTGTCCGTTACTCACCGGCCCCCGCTGAGCCCGGAGCCCGAGGCTGAGGCCGAAGCGGGCAGTGTCGGGGAGCGCAGGGCGCAGGACGAGAAGCTACCGCCGCTAGATCCCGAAGAGGTGCGGAGCCGCCTGGAGCGGACTGAGCGCCAGTTCCGTAACCGCCGAAAGATCCTCATCCGGGGCCTCCCGGGGGACGTGACCAACCAG GAAGTTCATGACCTCCTCAGTGACTATGAGCTCAAGTACTGTTTTGTGGACAAGTACAAGGGAACTG CATTTGTGACTCTATTGAATGGGGAACAAGCAGAGTCAGCAATCCGTGCATTTCACCAGACCCACCTGAGAGATAAGGAGCTGTCAGTGCAATTGCAGCCTACAGATGCCCTGCTTTGTATCGCCAACTTGCCCCCAAGCTACACACAGCAGCAGTTTGAGGAGCTGGTGAGGCCCTTTGGCAACCTGGAGCGCTGTTTCCTGGTGTACAGTGAGCACAGTGGTCACTCCAAGGGCTATGGCTTTGTGGAGTATATGAAGAAGGATTCAGCAGCTCGAGCTAAGTCAGACCTGCTGGGCAAGCCACTCGGCCCCCGGACACTCTATGTTCATTGGACAGATGCCAGCCAGCTAACTCCAGCACTATTGCATTCACGTTGCCTCTGTGTTGACCACCTACCCCAAGGCTACAGTGATGTGGATGAACTTCGACAGGCTCTCTCTTCTGTACACCCTCCTACCTTTTGCCAG CTTGCATATGGGCAGGATGGACAGTTGAAGGGATTTGCAGTATTGGAGTATGAGACTTCACAGATGGCTGAAGAAGCTCAGCAGCAAGCAGATGGGATGGTCCTGGCTGGGAGCCCTATCAGAGTCTCTTTCTGTGCCCCAGGTCCCCCTGGCCGAAGTATGCTAGCTGCCCTCATTGCTGCCCAGGCCACA GCTCTGAACAGAGGGAAAGGGCTGCTGCCTGAGCCAAACATTCTTCAGATCCTCAGTAGTTTAGGCCCCCCTGCGTCGCTACAACTTCTCCTGAATCCCCTGTTGCACGGCCCTGGGAGTGGAAACAAGCAGG GCCTCCTGGGTGCACCTCCAGCCATGCCCCTGTTAAATAACCCAGCTTTGTCTACAGCATTGCTCCAGCTTGCCCTACAGACTCAGAACCAAGTCCAGCAG AAACCAGGAATCCTTGGAGACTCTCCCTTGGGTTCATTCCAGTCTGGAGCCCAGCCTGGCCCTACGCTTCTTGGAGAGTTACCGGCAG GAGGAGTCCTGCCCTCTGACATGCCCCCAGTTCGAGGAAAGCCACCGTCACTCTTGCCACCCCTGCTGGGTACAGCAGGGGGAGACCGTGAAGCTCTGGCACTAGGGGCTTCAGCTCCTCAGCTCACTCCACCCCCTGCCTCCCTCCGAGGCTCTGTCCTCAGTGGATTACAGAAGTTGAGTGAGAATGGGCCCCCACCATCCTCTGGG GTCTCACTGTTGGGAGAGCCACCCAAGGACTTCAGGATCCCCCTAAACCCTTATTTAAACCTTCACAGTCTCTTGCCTACAG GGGGAAGCAGCAAAGCCTTTAACCTGAAATCCAGCATGCTGGGCAGTGCTTCCAGCACCCGACTGTCTGCCGAGGCCGGCCTCTCCTCAGATGGCTATGGCTTTGACTACCCATCG GACTTAGGACCACGGCGTATGTTTTCCCATCCCCGAGAATCTGTGGGGCCCATGCTAGGACCACTTGGGCATAGCAGACATAAGGTAACAGCTCCCTTTTGTCCAGCCCATCCCATTCTAGCTTTCTTCCACAATCTCATCCTGGCCTCTGTTTTCTTGGCTCCTTACAGATGTCTCCCCCACCCAGTGGATTTGGAGAGCGGGGGAGTGGAAGTGGGGGGCTTCCCCACTTTTATTCGGGCTCCCCTACCTCCTACTTTACCAGTGGTCTGCAGGCTGGCCTCAAGCAGAGTCACCTCAGCAAG ACTCCCATGGGTGGCCAGAAACGGGGCTTCTCGCACCTGCTTCCTTCCCCAGAGCCCAGCCCTGAAGGAGGCTATGTGGGCCAGCATTCCCAGGGCCTGGGGGGCCACTATGCAGATTCCTACCTAA